The Candidatus Eremiobacterota bacterium nucleotide sequence TCTCGTGGCTCTATGTGCCGGACCCTGCCCTCCCTTATCACCGTATCTCCTATCCCCGCAACTTCTCGCCCCACACGGTGCCGAAGGGGAAGGAGTCGGGGATAGTAGAGTACACGGGAAAGGAGTCACCGGCGAAGATCGCTGCGGTAGAGAACAGTATCGGGGCCCCCCCTGTGGACAGGAGCTTCACCGAGCTTGCCTACGTGATCTACGATATGCGCTACCGCCAGAAAATGGCCATCATCAACAGGCATTTCGACTCCCTGGGCATCCCCCGTGTGGGGCGCTTTGCCACGTGGCAGTATCTGAACTTTGACGTCTGCATCCGCGACGCCTTCTCCTGCCTTGCCCGCGAGCTCCCCGGGGCCTTCGCCCCAGGTGCCTAGGTCCAGTCTCCCACGAGGATGAAAGGCGCCCAGTGGAAGGGATGGGGATATTTTCCCATGATCTCGAGCTCGGCCTTGCGGAGGGCCTCGCCCTTGTCAAGGCCCGAGGCGAGGTTGCGGTAGAAGGCCTCCATAAGGTCCGCCGTTGACTCGTCGGAGACGCTCCAGAGACTCGCCACTACCGACGGGGTCCCGGCATACATGAAGGACCGCGTGAGGCCCACCTGCCCATCGCCGGGGTAGAGCTTCCCTTTCCCTGTCTGGCAGGCGCTCATCACCACAAGATTTGCTTGCATCTTCTGATCTTGAAATCCAAGAATCTTGTCAACCGATATGTTTATCCCTGACGAAGTGACAAGGCATGAGTTTTCAGGAGTGTTGTCGTTAAGCATTCCATGGGTGGCAAAATGGAGGACATTCTTTTCCTTGAGCACCTTGAGCACGTTTGAGAGGCTGAAGTCCTTTTCCTTGAAAACATCGGCGTCTTTATATATTTGTTTCAGTGAGTCCACTTCCCTGTTGGTTTCCGGCAGGGGGGAGATCCCCTCCTTCTGAATGTTGCCGTAGGCAAAGGCAGCAAGTTTCTGCCCCGGCGCAGTTTTCTTTTCTCTGCAGAGCTTGAGCGTCGTCACCGAAGGAGCATAGGTGATGGAGAATTTTTCGATGAGGGGCCTGTCCTCACTGTCGAGAAGCGCGTGGAAGGGAAGCTTGTTCAATTCCTGGTGAGGAATAATGATCAGGTGCTTTTTCCCCTTGATAAGGGGAAGCACCGGGGCTACCAGAGAGGAGAAAAGCGAAGAGGCCGGGACCTCCCAGTTGCTGCCTTTTTCGCTGTAGGTTTTGCAAAGGGCGGTAACAGCCTTTATCAGCTCTTCCGGCGCGATATCGAGGGTAAGGACTTTCTGCTCCCTTGAGGTGACCAGGAAAAGGTAGACCTTGTTTTCGCCTTTCGGTGCCGAAGTCTGGTAGAGGTATTCCAGGATTGCCGTGTCTTCATTGAGTACCTTGAGGGCATCCTGGCAGGAGATTGCCGAAGAAAGGACAAGATTCCTGAAATCGGGCTCGTCACTCTGGAGTGTCTCATTGAGCTGCTTCTTTATTGCAATGGATTTATTCTTGAGGGCTCCCTCCTGTGCTTTTGAAGGTGAGGGAGAATCTGCGTTTCTTTTCATATCCTTCTGCGCCATGGCATTCTGGAGTGCCAGCGACTGGAGAGTCTCCTGTTTCTCCCCGGTGAGCTTCTGTTTCACGATAAGCTCACCCAGGTGGAGCCTCAGGCTTGCCGCCTTCATTTTCTCAGCATATGAAAAGGCTTCCTGTGGCTTCCCCTGCTTGATCAGGACCCTGATTATTCCTTCGTAAGGCTCCGTTCTCTCCTGAAAGAATTCCTCCTGCTGTTTGTCAATATAGAGGGAGAGCATCAGCTCTTCAATGTCTGCCACTGCCTGCTCATATGCTCTCTGGCTTTCATTGAGGAGGCCCTCATGCTCATAGATTTTTCCGAGGAGATTTTCACTTTTCCAGCGGTATTCAATGAGAAAGGGAGAATCCCCGCAAAGCGTGAGAGCTTTTGTCGCATATTCCCTGGCTTTCTGCGGAGAGCCCGTTGCCAGGACCAGTTCACCCTCACCGTAATAGATGCTGGGAAGGATCTGCTGCCTGTAACAGGGAGATATCCTGGTGCAGTCTTTCTCGATTTCTCTCAGGAGTTCAGTTGCCTTGGTGAGGTTTCCTATCTTCTGGTAAGTCCTTGCCCGGTGGTATTTGTTGTTAATCAGGAAAATCAGGAGCATCTCCTCCAGATCTTTTCCCTTGAAAGTATTGAAGATGGAGAGTGTCTGGCTTTTTGTGGAGGGCTCGAGGCTTTCGGCATTCTTGATTGCCGCTTCCTTGATATGGTCAATGGTGGATTTCTCCTTTTCAATATCAAGAGATCTGATAAAGGCAAGCGATTCTTCAAAGGCTTTGAGAGCCTCAGCATAGTTGCCCCGCGACCTCTCGCACATTCCATGATAATTGATGGCCAGCATCTTCGAGGTGACATTGCCTATGATCACTTCATACATGAGAGTAATGAGAGGGAGGATGGTCCCGGCGTTGTTCCCGCTCAGCTTTTTACAGGTAGCGGCGAGCAGTTCAGGGGTAAAAGCCGAGAGCTTTTTTTCGATCTGCCTGTACTGCCCGTCATCAAGTCTCTTAATGACCTCGTCAAGCTTGTTGAGGGAATAGAGAAATTCAAGATCTGTCAGATAGAGGCTCCTGTATCTGTTATAGACGTCATAATAAATGACCTGCTCACTGTCGCTCAGCTTTGCGCTGTCTACTTCATCAAATTTTTTCTTGATTTCCTTCAAGGCGTTGAAATAGGTGGTAAAATTGTTATAGTCGTTGATATCCCGGCAGAGAAGCGCATATTCATAGACGATGGTGATCATGGACTGCATCGAATTCTGGGCTATGGCGAGTTGATAGGCCGTTTTGTAATATTCTCTCGCCTGTTCCAGGTCCCCATCGAACCTCGCGCAGGAGGCGATACTCAGGGTGATCTGCAGTATCATCTGGTTGACGCCCTTCTCAATTTCGGGCATTCCTTTCACATTTTTCTTCAGATCAACCTCGATCAGCAGGGCTTCCTCATACTCCCTGATTGCCGCCTTGTAGTCATGCTCCTGCTGGTATTTCAGGCCGGTCATCATCTTGTACTGGAGGGCTTTCATCTTTTCCATGATGGCCGGGAAATCCTGGGCACTGAGCGGCGCTGAGAGCAGAAGCACTCCCAGCAGCATGATCAAAGAGAGAAAGAGCTTTTTCATGAGAAACCTCCACGGAGTGCAGCACTTCTAAATATATCCCCGTGATTCTTCATCTTGCTCCCACCCTCCTCTTTGCAGGGAGCCTGCGAGGTGATATTCCCCTCCATGGCAAGGAGGAATCGCCGGGGCAAGGGAGAATACCCATGGACTTACAAAGAAATCCCTGTGTGGAAAGAAGCCCTGTGAGGGCCCCCAAGGAGGATTCTGTTGAAAAAGCTCTGCCTGACATCGGTTTTGATCATGGCGTTTGTCCTGGCGGCTTCTGTGCCGGGATTCTGCAAGTTCAGGCTCAAGATGCCAAAGATCAGCGTACCAAAGATAAACGTGCCCGTCAAGATGGCGCCCCTGCCCCTTGCCGGCTCGCAGGAATCTTCCATGGGAACGGGAAGAAGCGGCGCCGGTCTCTCCATCCCCGCGCTGGAAAAAAAGCCCTCCCTCGCTCCCATAGAGTGGAGCGGTGAGAGCGCCGCAAAGCCCGAGGCTCCCGAGCCTCCGGTTCCTGAAGACAGGAGGCCCGAACTGCTGTTCAGCCCCGTGGGAGCCCCCAAGGAAGAGAGCCCCCCGCCCCCCGCGGGAAAAAAGCCGGAAGCCTTCGCCGTGAGAAAGATTCCTGTTGATTTTTCCACTGTCGTCGAGGGCCATAACTTCCCTGAACAGTCCATGGAGGACCTTGCCGATGTTCACCTTGTGGTATCAAAGCTCAACGACGATCTCTTTGAGAAGTACAAGGGGAGCGCCACGATCATCACCTCGGCGAACCTGGCTCAGGACCCGCCGGGCCCGCCGATTCTCGATCCCGTGGAGGCAAGCCGGATCGTGGTATACCGCGGATTCAGAATGACCAGGCAGTCTGCACGGTGCTTCCAGTTCCTCGAGCACCTGGTCAAGACACGGTTCCCCGGAAGAAGTGTCATCATCACAAGCACCACAGGGGGCGTCCATCTTGATCCCAGGCATTACGAGGGGAAGGCGATAGATTTCATCGTGGAGCGCCTTACGGTAGAAGAGTCAAAATCACTGGAGGACCTCGCAAGGAAATCGGGCTTCATCCCCTTTAACGAGTACATCTATTCAAGCCGCTACAAGACGGGTGATCACATGCATGTCGATCTTCGCTGACCTTCATGAAGATCCTCGCTTTTTGCTTCGAGATCCCGCGTTAACCTGTTATTTACAATTGAAACATCCTGTTTACAATTGAAACAATTTATTAACAATCTGTTCACTTCCCGTTCATCGCCTGTTCACAATTCTGTAACAAAGCTTTATTACCATGGAAGAAGAGAGAGAGGAGAGGAGGAGTGAAATGGGACTCTTGGGATTCATGAAAAAGTGGCTCGGGGAGCCACCGGAGCAGGTGCCATCAAGAAGGACAAAGATACTTGAGGACAGTGGGCTCTCAAAGGGCCGCAGCCTTCGCAGCCGCTATTTTGCCGAGAAGAGAAGGTTTTCCCGCTATGCCCACTGCCAGGAGATATTCTGCTACCCTATGACTTCGCTGCCCATGAGGGCCATGGTGCTTGATGCGAGTCTTGGGGGACTCCGCCTGAAGACGGCGGAGAACATCGAAGTGAACAGCAATGTGGGGATCACCCTGGAGATCAAGGGCCACATGGCACAGTTTCTTGTCAAAGTGCTCTGGGAGTCAAAGAGCAGCGATTCCTATCAGTACGGCGTCTGTTTTGAAAAGACAGAACATAATAATAACCGGGAGCTTGTCAATTATATCGCTCTTTTAAAGGGAGCGCCGGCATCATAAGTTTATTCTTTCCCATCCTCCAGTTCCCAGGGCTGTGATTTCCCGCAGCCCTTTTTTTATCTCCTCGGCGGCGAGTCCAAGAAAGCTATCCTGATAAGAAACCTTGCGCCCCTGCCCCTCTGGGACTCAACCACAATTCCGCCGCCGTGATCCTCGGCAATCTTCCGGGAGATGGCAAGGCCCAGGCCCGAATGGCCGTATCCTCTGGTGGTAAAGAACACGGAGAAAATTTTCTCGAGGTTCTCCGGGGGAATTCCTTCGCCGTTGTCTGAAATCTCGACGAATACAAGGCCGCTCTCGGGCTTGAAGGTAATGGCGATCTCCACGGACCCTCCCGCCGGAGGGCAGGCTTCAATGGCATTGGTGACAAGGTTGAAGAAGCAGCGGTAAATATCCTGGGGTGTCACGTAGCAAAGTCCCGGCTGGCCGTCAAGGGAGGCCGTTATCTTCACTCCCTTTGCTGCAGCTTCTTCCCTGAGGACCTCCTGCACTTCGCTCATGATGGCCTGAAGGTCGGCGGGAACTAGGTTCTTTTCCTGAGCCCCGGTATAAAAGAGCATATCCATCACCAGATTGGAGATGCGGGAAATGTTGGTCCTTACCTGACTGAAGCTGCGCCCGATATTTTCATGATCTTTCTCCTGTATCGCCATATCCAGCATTGATGACCAGCCTTCAAGGCTGGTGAGAATGTGCTTTATGCAGAATGAGATATTTGATATGGTCTGTCCCACAGCGACAAGGCGCTCCGACTTTATGCTTTCCTCGATGAATCTGGATTTTTCAATGGCAAGGCCCGCCTGTCCTGCGATAGCTTCGGCAATTTTCAAGTCGTACTCGTCAAAGAACTCGTTATTGAGCTTGTTGACCACTTCCAGCACACCGGTTATTCTCTTGCCTGCAAAGAGGGGAACGCAGAGCAGGTTCCTTGTGGTGAATTTCACCGTGCTGTCCACCTTGTCGCAGAAACGGGGATCCTGCCTGGTATTGTTGACGATGAGGGGCTTCCTCGTGGCCAGCACGTGGCCGGCGATTCCCTCGCCTTTCTGGAGGGTTACTTTCTTTAATTCCTCGGAGCGGTCACCGGTGGTGACATAAAAAATCATTGAATCCTTGTCTTCGTCAAGAAGTATCAAAGAGGAGCCCTCTGCATAGAGGATGTCCGTCGAGATCCTCATGATTTCCCCGAGAACTCTATCATGGTCGAAGGAGGTGTTCATGAGGGTGCACATCTCAATGAGGGCACGCATCTCGGTCCTCGCGTAGGCTATCTGCCGCTCACCCCTCTCTTTTGCCATGTCCTGGCGTTCTTTGAGGACAATCAGCGTGCCGCAGGTGAGGCAGATTTTTTTCCCTTCCACGAGCTCCCGGGGATCATAGATCCTGTTGCACCGTGAACACTGGACAGGCTTTCGCCGGGCTGAGGCCCTTTTGCGCGGTGGCGCCGTGAGGAAGAATTCTTCGCCGCACCCGCAGTGGATTGTCAGTGATTCCTGGCCGTCAGGAACGTCGTGGATTGTCTTGCACCGGGGGCATGGGGCTCTCATAGCAGCGCATCTTTGAAGCAGTTTTTCCTGTACTGGCAGAGTACGGAGAGAATAATGAGACGATAGAGGATATCGGTCACGGTCTTTATGTTCTCTCCTTTGGCAGTGGCGATGAGCCGCCTTATCCTCTGGAATGTTGACTGGAAAAAGGTTCTGCTCACGGTGTCCATCTCTTCGCCCTTGAAAAAGAGCTCCGTCACCACGTTCATCCTTGTGTCCACCCTTTTATGGATCTCGCTGTGGAGGGAGTTTATCTCGTTCCAGAACTCAAGGTGCGGAATGGATTCGAGGTGTGCGATCAGATCTTCCCTGGTTGCGAAGCCTCGTTTGCCAGTGATGGACTTCACGGCTTCCCTGTAGCAGTTCTGGAAATCCGAGAGGCGGGCGTCCTTGATGTTCTTCTCAAAAAAAAGAGTGTCCTGGAGCATTTCAATGGTTCTGCTTCTGAGGACCTCATCTTCATTCATAGGCCATATATTTCTTTCTTTGCGGAAATTATCCTACCGCCTCCATGAGATACTGATGTATAGTCTGCGGCAGCAGAGGCCTCTATATGTGATTGATATTCATCCCGTCATTTAAGATAGCCTTTTCAAAGATTTCCTGGTAGCCGCTGTAGGTGCACCGCGGGCATTTGCTGATGTCGATGGATTCCATGAGCTTGTAGTGCTCCTCGGAGCCCCATTTGGAGATTACCTGGTCAAATCCGTGGGCAAAGGGTGCGAGGGCGTACTCGCCGCGCCTGTCGCAGCAGAGGTATGCCTTCATATCGGCACCGAAGGTGAGGCGGAGCGGCGTGACCCTGCACTTGGTGAACTTGATTTTTTTCTTGAAGTCATGGGTGTATTTGTGATAGATCGAGTAGACCTTGAAGGCGTCGGTCTCATAGATTGTACGGGCGGCATCGAGAAGCTCGTTGGCTTTCCGTATCTCCTCCATTGACATATGCTGCTCTGGCTGGGTGGTATAGCAGGGACGGGCATGAAAGAGCCTGCACCCCAGGTCGCGGGCAAGCTTGGCGGCGCTCACGATCTCATGCACATTGTCCTTGTAGGTCAGGAACTTGAAGCCCACCTCTGTCTTGTGGACAATATGGGCAATATTATCAAGCACTCTCTGGAAGAGCTCCTCATTCTCAGAGATGCCTTTTACAAGGGACCAGACTTTGGCCGTGGCGGCATCGACGCTTATCCCGATAAAGTCAAAATATTCAGGGTGCTCAAGCCTGTCAAGAAGAATCCCGTTTGAGATCATGGAGGTCTGGATTTTGTTGTCATGGAGGGACTTTATCAGCACATTGATATTCTCGTTCATCAGAGATTCCCCCGAGCCGCCGATACAGCAGGCCTTCACTCCCCACTGCGAGAGAAAGTCCCCGAAGCGCTCCATGATATAGGCGGGGAGCTCTGCGTCATTTCTTATAAGATCCTGCTGTGCGTGGCTTTGTATGCACCACGGGCATTTCAGATTGCACCGGTTTGAAGGATCGATGTCAACGGAAACAGGGGGTAGGAGCTTCCAGTCCCTTATTCCCAGGAGATTCCTGAAGTGGGCAAGCACCTTGACCGAGTTAAACGGATTGTTGTAATTGGTCCATTCCATTACTGCTTTGGCTCAGAACGTTATCTTGTATTCCATCATGGCCTGGTTGCCGCTCCAGTTTGAACGGGCCACGGCATTGTTGGAAAGAGAGAAGAGACGGTACGATGCCCTTATGTAGGAATCCTGCCCCAGACTGTAGCTGGCTCCCAGGGAGGGAATGTCCTGGCGGAAGTCTGAGTTTATGATCCCGTAGTTACCCTTGAGAGAGAATACGGTGTAGCTTGCAAACACAGAGAATTTGTTGGTGAAGGGATAGCTCAGGCCGCCGGAGTAAAAATTCTCGCCGATATTGATGGTGTCAAGCGGGAATGCGCTAGAACGGGAGATGGTGTAGTTTGAATAGTTGATAAAGGCGGAAAGCTTCGTAGGAAAGGTATGAGATATGCCGATACCCCAGCTGCCTATGGTCCCCAGCTCGCTTCCCCCGCCCTGCAGCGTGGAGAATATGGGCTCTACATAGCCTATGCTCTGCACATTCGCAGGGGTGCAGGCTCTTACCTGCTGCAGGCTGCTCCAGTTCGCCGAGAGCATCGTGTCGGGCCACTTGTAGCTCCCCGTGAAGCTCAGCCCCTGCCTGTTGCTCGGGTATTTCAGGTAATCGTGTAACTGCCAGTAATCAGTGTAGTAATTGCCGTACGGGAGCACTGTCGGAATGTTGGGAGGCACCTGGTATCTCAGCAGGAAGGGATCAAAGGCTGCAGACACCGAGGAATAATAGAGATCGAGTGCGAGCTTCTTCTGGAAGTAGCCCGAAAAGCCCGCTCTCAGCAGGTCGCCTCTCGCCGTGGCATTGAAGTTTGTTTTCGACGTGTCGGGATTATATTCTGTCGCGGCGTATTCGGCCACGAACTTCACCTCTTTTGAGAGGTCAACATTGGCGCTCGCTCCGGCGGTATTCTGGGCCTGGGGGCCCACAAAGCTTCTCAGGGAGTTTGTTCTCGCGTCAAGCCATTGCCTGCGGAGCGGTATGGGGATGATTCCCGCTCCCTGGATTGTGCCGAAAGAGGACATCTCGTTGACGGTGCGCATGTAGTTGAACGCGATGCGGGCCTTGTCCCAGTTGAGCCCCACATTTCCCACACCCATCCATGTATTGTAATTAAAGACGCCTGAAGAGTCCTGGGGGACCGTGGCAAAGGCCGCCTCGTAAGAGAGGAGGCGCCCTTTCCTGTAAGAGCTCACTTTTGCCCCGTAGAAGGGAAGGGTATCGGGCCCATGGATGTTGGGGTTCTTGGGGCCCGCCAGGACGCTCCTGTCAATGTACTCCGGGGTGAATGAACCGCAGATCACCTTTGTTTCCGTGGGCTTGTGAACCATCCAGAGCCGGTCAATGGTGGTCCTGCTCCAGGGAATGTTCAGCAGCGACTGGGTGTACCATTGGGAAGGGTTGGTGCCTGCGGCGAGGTAAGGGTTCGAAAGGTAAGGGGGAACGATTCCCCAGTAGTTGTTCACATTGGGATCGCCCAGGTTCGTAAAGGAGGCAAGCTCCACTCCCGCATTGATTTCCGGTGCAATCTTTGCATCAATGCCCAGCTTTGCAAGTGCCGTCATCCCTGATCCCGACGTGAGAAGACGCCCGGAGCTCCAGTCAACGCCCGGTACTCTGATCGTGCCGATAAAGGGGATGTCGCCACCCACGAACTGGCTGACACCGGAAGCCTCGAAGCTCCCGTAAAATCTCACCCTCTCGAGCTCTGTCACGCGCTTGTTGAGCTTCGAAGTATCTTCCTCGAGGTTGGTTACTCTCACTCCATAGGCCTGGAGCTCATCAAGGTATTCCATGACGAGCCTTCTTGTTTCCTGAAGCTCTGCCTTCGTGGCGAAAGTGGCGTGCTCCTGGTCATTCTTTGCGAGAAAACGGGCGATGACCATTGCCATCTCATAGCGCGTGCAGGCCCTGTCCCCCTTGAAAGTGCCGTCAGGGTAGCCTTCAACGATCCCTTTCGCAGCGAGGTTCGCCACTGCATCGTTAGCCCAGTGGGTATCAGGCACATCACCGAAGAGAGGTGCCCCGTGGCATGCTGAATTGAAACCTCCCCATATGACTAGTATCAATGTGATTATTGCTATTTTTCGCACTGTTGCCTGCCTCCCCTTCGTGTCACTCGATAGCAGCAGAAAATCCCATAAAGATTCTTTGCCGGAGGGAAAACCCCTTTTTCCCCACAAAAATTCATCGTACCATGTCGCCTTTCTTCATGCGCTCTGCCTTTTCCGGGTGGATGAAAGTGCATTCCGAGCGGTTCGTATACACTTTAGTCACATAGATGGGTCCCACTTCCACAAAGTTGAACATGAGAAGGCCCGTAGCGGGATCACGGTAGGTCTCCACGTTGCAGGCCATGAACAGCATGCCTCCAGAAACACCCTGCCTGCTTCCCACATTGATGAGGATGTCCTTGCCCTGCACCTTGGTGATCTCGCCCCTTACGGGCTTTCCCCAGGTAAGGCCGATGGTGCGCGACGAGGTGTTGCCATACATGTCCTTGGCAACCACCGTGAGGGTCGCGTGCTCTTTTTCCTTGCCGTACATATAGGTGACCGGATAGTAGAGCTTAAGGTTCTTCTTGGGGAACAGCTCCTTTTCTTCACCGTTGACGGAAAGAAAGGTGATAGGGCTCGAGTCTGTCACCTCCCCGAGGAGAAGTACCACGGTAGAGCGTAACACCTGGGCGTCCTGGGGCTTTCTGATATCAATAAGGGGTGCCTCGCGGTCCTGGGGTTTTCTGCCCATGGCGGCAAGGAAGCTGCCGGCGCACTCCGTCACCGCCGCCACGTCGATGTCCAGGATCTGCTTCTGCCAGGGGGGAGACTGGGAATCAAGGTATATCCGCTCCTCCTTGTTC carries:
- a CDS encoding S-layer homology domain-containing protein, whose translation is MRKIAIITLILVIWGGFNSACHGAPLFGDVPDTHWANDAVANLAAKGIVEGYPDGTFKGDRACTRYEMAMVIARFLAKNDQEHATFATKAELQETRRLVMEYLDELQAYGVRVTNLEEDTSKLNKRVTELERVRFYGSFEASGVSQFVGGDIPFIGTIRVPGVDWSSGRLLTSGSGMTALAKLGIDAKIAPEINAGVELASFTNLGDPNVNNYWGIVPPYLSNPYLAAGTNPSQWYTQSLLNIPWSRTTIDRLWMVHKPTETKVICGSFTPEYIDRSVLAGPKNPNIHGPDTLPFYGAKVSSYRKGRLLSYEAAFATVPQDSSGVFNYNTWMGVGNVGLNWDKARIAFNYMRTVNEMSSFGTIQGAGIIPIPLRRQWLDARTNSLRSFVGPQAQNTAGASANVDLSKEVKFVAEYAATEYNPDTSKTNFNATARGDLLRAGFSGYFQKKLALDLYYSSVSAAFDPFLLRYQVPPNIPTVLPYGNYYTDYWQLHDYLKYPSNRQGLSFTGSYKWPDTMLSANWSSLQQVRACTPANVQSIGYVEPIFSTLQGGGSELGTIGSWGIGISHTFPTKLSAFINYSNYTISRSSAFPLDTINIGENFYSGGLSYPFTNKFSVFASYTVFSLKGNYGIINSDFRQDIPSLGASYSLGQDSYIRASYRLFSLSNNAVARSNWSGNQAMMEYKITF
- a CDS encoding PilZ domain-containing protein, with the protein product MGLLGFMKKWLGEPPEQVPSRRTKILEDSGLSKGRSLRSRYFAEKRRFSRYAHCQEIFCYPMTSLPMRAMVLDASLGGLRLKTAENIEVNSNVGITLEIKGHMAQFLVKVLWESKSSDSYQYGVCFEKTEHNNNRELVNYIALLKGAPAS
- a CDS encoding CHAT domain-containing protein, with translation MKKLFLSLIMLLGVLLLSAPLSAQDFPAIMEKMKALQYKMMTGLKYQQEHDYKAAIREYEEALLIEVDLKKNVKGMPEIEKGVNQMILQITLSIASCARFDGDLEQAREYYKTAYQLAIAQNSMQSMITIVYEYALLCRDINDYNNFTTYFNALKEIKKKFDEVDSAKLSDSEQVIYYDVYNRYRSLYLTDLEFLYSLNKLDEVIKRLDDGQYRQIEKKLSAFTPELLAATCKKLSGNNAGTILPLITLMYEVIIGNVTSKMLAINYHGMCERSRGNYAEALKAFEESLAFIRSLDIEKEKSTIDHIKEAAIKNAESLEPSTKSQTLSIFNTFKGKDLEEMLLIFLINNKYHRARTYQKIGNLTKATELLREIEKDCTRISPCYRQQILPSIYYGEGELVLATGSPQKAREYATKALTLCGDSPFLIEYRWKSENLLGKIYEHEGLLNESQRAYEQAVADIEELMLSLYIDKQQEEFFQERTEPYEGIIRVLIKQGKPQEAFSYAEKMKAASLRLHLGELIVKQKLTGEKQETLQSLALQNAMAQKDMKRNADSPSPSKAQEGALKNKSIAIKKQLNETLQSDEPDFRNLVLSSAISCQDALKVLNEDTAILEYLYQTSAPKGENKVYLFLVTSREQKVLTLDIAPEELIKAVTALCKTYSEKGSNWEVPASSLFSSLVAPVLPLIKGKKHLIIIPHQELNKLPFHALLDSEDRPLIEKFSITYAPSVTTLKLCREKKTAPGQKLAAFAYGNIQKEGISPLPETNREVDSLKQIYKDADVFKEKDFSLSNVLKVLKEKNVLHFATHGMLNDNTPENSCLVTSSGINISVDKILGFQDQKMQANLVVMSACQTGKGKLYPGDGQVGLTRSFMYAGTPSVVASLWSVSDESTADLMEAFYRNLASGLDKGEALRKAELEIMGKYPHPFHWAPFILVGDWT
- a CDS encoding radical SAM protein, which codes for MEWTNYNNPFNSVKVLAHFRNLLGIRDWKLLPPVSVDIDPSNRCNLKCPWCIQSHAQQDLIRNDAELPAYIMERFGDFLSQWGVKACCIGGSGESLMNENINVLIKSLHDNKIQTSMISNGILLDRLEHPEYFDFIGISVDAATAKVWSLVKGISENEELFQRVLDNIAHIVHKTEVGFKFLTYKDNVHEIVSAAKLARDLGCRLFHARPCYTTQPEQHMSMEEIRKANELLDAARTIYETDAFKVYSIYHKYTHDFKKKIKFTKCRVTPLRLTFGADMKAYLCCDRRGEYALAPFAHGFDQVISKWGSEEHYKLMESIDISKCPRCTYSGYQEIFEKAILNDGMNINHI
- a CDS encoding GAF domain-containing sensor histidine kinase; amino-acid sequence: MRAPCPRCKTIHDVPDGQESLTIHCGCGEEFFLTAPPRKRASARRKPVQCSRCNRIYDPRELVEGKKICLTCGTLIVLKERQDMAKERGERQIAYARTEMRALIEMCTLMNTSFDHDRVLGEIMRISTDILYAEGSSLILLDEDKDSMIFYVTTGDRSEELKKVTLQKGEGIAGHVLATRKPLIVNNTRQDPRFCDKVDSTVKFTTRNLLCVPLFAGKRITGVLEVVNKLNNEFFDEYDLKIAEAIAGQAGLAIEKSRFIEESIKSERLVAVGQTISNISFCIKHILTSLEGWSSMLDMAIQEKDHENIGRSFSQVRTNISRISNLVMDMLFYTGAQEKNLVPADLQAIMSEVQEVLREEAAAKGVKITASLDGQPGLCYVTPQDIYRCFFNLVTNAIEACPPAGGSVEIAITFKPESGLVFVEISDNGEGIPPENLEKIFSVFFTTRGYGHSGLGLAISRKIAEDHGGGIVVESQRGRGARFLIRIAFLDSPPRR